The proteins below come from a single Gimesia alba genomic window:
- a CDS encoding right-handed parallel beta-helix repeat-containing protein, with translation MSPRNSLSLTVSFLLLVSNVSVAKDYYVATTGNDNFPGTQSQPFRSISCGLRNARQPGDAVILRKGTYPQSRSINLIFSGRPGKLITLRAFPGEEVIIDGRQTPPDTSLINVLAHHVQIQGLTVRNASKNGICLWGPGSRIHDVNVIGNQIQNCQYSSIYAGFNSLEDPVRDLLFENNIVSHCVLMNAGNQHTSWSFGLGAGLSKNITIRNNRVSRCFGEGIGLYLSDKGVIEGNTVSDNFSVNVYLDNTTNTLVSRNLVYSTKDKKFYRFDHPASGIQIANENYRGYSNPSSNNTIIGNILIDNHFAIYSGSYQRGGGLKQTLIAHNTAYGSTGPLLMIDADNGHQQSRIINNIFQQTGRAPLTSIQEPLAQIEFHHNLWYGGTPQQGVRGAGDLLANPLFKNPGGYSMDDYQLRLTSPARNTGVRLDELKPYLGNQKQNTTVNLGAQ, from the coding sequence TTGAGTCCTAGAAACAGCCTCAGCCTGACAGTCAGTTTCCTGCTACTGGTTTCGAACGTTTCCGTTGCGAAAGACTATTACGTCGCCACAACGGGGAATGACAACTTTCCCGGCACACAGAGTCAACCGTTCCGCTCCATTTCATGTGGGCTGCGAAACGCAAGACAACCGGGAGACGCGGTGATTCTCCGCAAGGGCACTTATCCCCAGTCGCGTTCCATCAACCTGATTTTTTCCGGACGCCCGGGAAAATTGATCACACTGCGCGCCTTCCCGGGTGAAGAAGTCATCATTGACGGACGCCAGACGCCCCCCGATACCAGCTTGATCAATGTGCTCGCGCATCATGTGCAGATCCAGGGGCTGACAGTGCGCAACGCAAGTAAAAACGGGATCTGCCTCTGGGGCCCGGGAAGTCGAATTCATGACGTGAATGTCATCGGAAATCAGATTCAAAACTGCCAGTACAGCAGCATCTACGCCGGTTTTAACAGTCTTGAAGATCCGGTTCGTGATCTTCTGTTCGAAAACAACATCGTTTCCCACTGTGTCCTGATGAATGCGGGAAATCAGCATACCAGCTGGAGCTTCGGTTTGGGTGCCGGGCTTTCAAAAAATATCACGATCAGAAATAACAGGGTTTCCCGCTGCTTCGGCGAAGGGATCGGCCTCTACCTTTCCGACAAAGGCGTCATTGAAGGAAATACGGTCTCTGACAATTTCTCTGTGAACGTTTATCTGGATAATACTACCAACACCCTGGTCAGTCGCAATCTGGTCTACTCGACAAAGGACAAGAAATTTTACCGTTTCGATCACCCGGCGTCCGGCATTCAAATCGCCAATGAAAACTACCGTGGTTATTCTAACCCATCCTCGAACAACACCATCATCGGCAATATTTTAATCGATAATCATTTCGCCATTTATTCAGGCAGTTATCAACGAGGGGGTGGATTAAAGCAGACCCTCATCGCACACAACACCGCGTATGGCTCAACGGGTCCCCTGCTCATGATTGATGCAGACAATGGCCATCAACAGTCCCGCATCATCAACAACATTTTTCAGCAAACAGGCCGCGCCCCTTTAACCAGCATCCAGGAACCACTCGCACAGATTGAATTTCACCACAACCTCTGGTATGGTGGCACGCCTCAACAGGGTGTCCGGGGAGCGGGTGATCTCCTTGCCAACCCGTTATTCAAAAACCCAGGCGGCTATTCGATGGATGATTACCAGTTGCGTCTCACTTCACCCGCCAGAAATACCGGAGTCAGACTGGATGAGCTGAAGCCCTACTTGGGGA
- a CDS encoding Gldg family protein, protein MSVCFRTLLSLLLFGFTTSTLVAQTAGQNLIPMLDLKLAQISGNWTKTDRQLTVSGKNARLMLPMNVAGSYSVTIEFTRKSGDQSIGVILPVGSRQCLLNLSLFQGEAHGIGLIDGKLARNNQTTRKPGTLKNNHPYRLIIEVDLNQNKASIAAELDGRPLFNWQGNPESLSLHEVWKLPQTDRVGLYTNADVTFHSLQFTRLSPNMRMIKPAVAKKEAQNAANTPVLLYDLMHGERPAVGLDEMSKKQKFLVQNSSQSLTEDLLKQVDLLYLRGPAKAFSKDEQQAIIQFVQNGGALLLVMDEERRMSLAQTQVNQILAPFGMKLTDDLPYLHNCGAMAKAGLINASDRELPYSGGRAVTGGTSFAFQLDQAGKPAEAFAAYQQVKEGGKIIVLAEGMAAGLMGTQEGIRLSGVSRNPARTTYWGKDSVLFMNDVITWLLSKNK, encoded by the coding sequence ATGTCTGTCTGCTTTAGAACCCTGCTGTCGCTGCTACTGTTTGGTTTCACAACCAGCACACTTGTTGCGCAAACAGCAGGACAGAATCTGATTCCCATGCTGGATCTCAAATTGGCTCAGATCTCTGGTAACTGGACTAAAACAGACAGGCAGTTAACCGTTTCCGGAAAAAACGCTCGGCTGATGCTGCCGATGAACGTTGCCGGCAGTTATTCCGTCACGATCGAATTCACCCGAAAGTCAGGAGATCAGTCAATCGGAGTGATACTCCCTGTCGGCTCCCGTCAGTGCCTGTTAAACCTGTCTCTGTTTCAGGGAGAAGCGCACGGCATTGGTCTGATCGACGGCAAACTGGCGCGGAACAATCAGACCACGCGCAAACCAGGCACCTTAAAAAATAATCACCCTTATCGTCTTATCATCGAAGTCGATCTGAACCAAAACAAAGCATCCATCGCTGCCGAGTTGGATGGACGCCCTTTATTCAACTGGCAAGGCAACCCTGAGTCTCTCTCTCTGCACGAGGTCTGGAAACTGCCTCAAACGGATCGGGTGGGGTTATATACCAACGCCGATGTCACGTTCCACAGTCTGCAGTTCACGCGGCTGAGTCCCAACATGCGGATGATCAAACCCGCGGTTGCGAAAAAGGAAGCTCAGAATGCAGCCAACACTCCTGTCCTGCTCTACGACCTGATGCATGGCGAACGACCGGCCGTCGGTCTGGATGAAATGTCCAAGAAACAAAAGTTTCTAGTTCAAAACTCCAGTCAGTCACTAACAGAAGATCTGTTGAAACAAGTAGACCTGCTCTATTTACGGGGACCTGCGAAGGCCTTCTCAAAAGACGAGCAGCAGGCCATCATCCAGTTTGTTCAGAATGGGGGAGCACTCTTGCTGGTGATGGATGAAGAACGACGCATGTCACTTGCACAAACGCAAGTCAATCAGATCCTTGCCCCGTTTGGAATGAAACTGACCGACGATCTTCCCTATCTGCACAACTGCGGCGCGATGGCAAAAGCAGGTTTGATCAATGCGTCTGATCGCGAACTCCCCTATAGTGGCGGCCGCGCGGTTACAGGAGGCACCTCTTTTGCATTTCAACTTGATCAGGCGGGCAAACCGGCAGAAGCGTTTGCCGCATATCAGCAAGTGAAAGAGGGCGGAAAAATTATTGTACTTGCAGAAGGTATGGCGGCAGGCTTGATGGGTACGCAAGAGGGAATCCGTCTGAGCGGTGTCTCCCGAAATCCAGCCCGTACAACCTACTGGGGAAAAGACAGCGTCTTGTTTATGAACGACGTCATCACCTGGCTGTTGAGCAAAAATAAATAA